One Tetrapisispora phaffii CBS 4417 chromosome 3, complete genome DNA segment encodes these proteins:
- the RTR2 gene encoding putative protein-serine/threonine phosphatase (similar to Saccharomyces cerevisiae YDR066C and YER139C; ancestral locus Anc_8.181) codes for MISKENIQENVLKSHQKHRQLSMKESESISVELLELLCDSCCKDEDSLKYLSRLLTPELYNDLIDERNLNKKCGYPLCDKSPERIRDPFSINYVTKKFLWENNPYAYLSTYCSKFHFKCSQFYMTQLSEDALFARTGVHLYSPVTKLSSEVGDSNNLDDKYTVTLFEEIVRNKSSDEDIKKLISNLKKLGIHNADDSQDEVESDISKWISDIKIIENNDPSELGDLIKE; via the coding sequence atgATTAGCAAAGAGAATATTCAGGAAAATGTGTTGAAGAGCCATCAAAAGCATAGACAACTATCTATGAAAGAGTCAGAGAGCATTTCTGTTGAGCTTTTAGAGTTATTATGTGATTCATGTTGCAAAGATGAAGATagtttgaaatatttgagtCGTCTCTTAACTCCagaattatataatgatttGATTGATGAAAGAAATCTGAACAAAAAATGTGGATATCCTCTTTGTGATAAATCTCCAGAAAGAATACGTGATCcattttcaatcaattATGTTACGAAGAAATTTTTATGGGAAAATAATCCCTATGCATATTTGTCGACATACTGttcaaaatttcattttaaatGCTCACAATTTTACATGACACAATTATCTGAAGATGCATTATTTGCAAGGACGGGAGTTCATTTGTATAGTCCCGTTACAAAACTTTCATCAGAGGTAGGTGACTCTAATAACTTGGATGATAAATACACAGTTACGTTGTTTGAAGAGATTGTAAGAAACAAATCGTCAGATGAGGACATTAAGAAATTGATCTctaatttgaaaaaattgggTATTCACAATGCAGATGATTCACAGGATGAAGTAGAATCTGATATCTCAAAATGGATTTCTGATATTAAgataatagaaaataatgatcCTTCGGAACTAGGTGATTTGATTAAGGAATAA
- the RRG1 gene encoding Rrg1p (similar to Saccharomyces cerevisiae YDR065W; ancestral locus Anc_8.180), translated as MVLHFRLLQSHRKYVIHLYRASHRNILRQVNSKSLQRAIINLLHNEASKNTNNLSSWHVFIALTDLEKLNNHLMNNEMEQVIQIVNDYGEKSNCKDPNIDKSVELIKRLTNAKELNDINRTNQQSPEIVRDMFILDRYIKKLQNLDKLPTIIPKQTKRELFMPYALHEHAKMKLNIIHNRLLKGPPPVYLTKTVMGKSDVWFIRSIFNKKKNQSKSLTAILMTERKRYQKWIDFINSSKYLVQMSMYEGIWDHYLKSGEITKINLDKLHSDLLSKVHRFTSNKTGTLEDLVKKVLANQEANNDTLIQWLLPISEILYRLEDKELKAQTKFKLFKTKLQDPNNKIINIYKKRSQLLYELNVTRYKNVVKDLPTVDIFSQTQNLRSIMKRHKLWSN; from the coding sequence ATGGTTCTGCATTTTAGGTTACTCCAGAGTCACAGAAAATATGTTATACATTTATACAGAGCATCTCATAGAAATATACTTCGACAAGTAAATTCAAAGAGTCTCCAGCGAGCCATTATAAACTTATTGCATAACGAAGCAAGtaaaaatacaaacaaTCTCTCCAGTTGGCATGTCTTCATAGCCCTCACAGACCTAGAGAAACTCAATAATCATCTTATGAACAATGAGATGGAACAAGTGATACAAATAGTCAATGATTATGGGGAAAAATCTAATTGTAAAGATCCCAATATAGATAAAAGCgttgaattaattaaacGTTTAACAAATGCGAAAGAACTAAATGATATAAACAGAACCAATCAACAAAGTCCCGAAATTGTCAGAGATATGTTTATTCTAGATCGATATATTAAGAAATTACAGAATCTTGACAAATTACCAACTATTATACCTAAACAGACAAAAAGAGAATTATTTATGCCATATGCTTTGCATGAACATGctaaaatgaaattaaatattatacaCAATAGGTTACTAAAGGGTCCGCCACCTGTTTACTTAACGAAAACAGTTATGGGAAAGTCTGATGTATGGTTCATTAGATCAATCTtcaacaagaagaaaaaccAATCGAAAAGTCTAACGGCAATTCTTATGACCGAAAGGAAAAGATATCAAAAGTGGATAGATTTTatcaattcatcaaaatatttggtGCAAATGTCAATGTACGAGGGAATATGGGATCATTACCTTAAATCAGGTGAGATTACGAAAATTAACTTAGATAAATTGCATTCTGATTTACTTTCTAAAGTTCATCGCTTTACTTCAAATAAAACTGGAACTTTAGAGGATTTAGTCAAGAAAGTCCTTGCAAACCAAGAAGCAAATAATGACACTCTAATTCAATGGCTTCTACCAATATCTGAAATTCTTTATAGACTAGAAGATAAGGAATTAAAAGCGCAAACAAAgttcaaattatttaaaactaAATTGCAGGACCccaataacaaaattataaatatttataaaaaaagaagtcAATTATTGTATGAATTAAATGTCACTCGTTATAAAAATGTCGTAAAGGATCTACCTACAGTGGATATATTTAGTCAAACACAGAACCTGAGAAGCATAATGAAAAGACATAAATTATGGAGTAATTAA
- the DOS2 gene encoding Dos2p (similar to Saccharomyces cerevisiae DOS2 (YDR068W); ancestral locus Anc_8.187) has protein sequence MDFIVENEESLQVGLKPADDTDTTVSDNNDKSSGIIIKKDEKTEHAFNQLEDTVAKTYEKTSEVLGQYLQEDEEGIHITLPDFNTDVTDKAQEYLKSLDSNLQNAEEVASNYWKKVSSNNFWSSMSNSLSSQLDKVVKIKDDVVRNTMKSDNNTSKNTSSLLHVAGNRTEAELRELSNNEKLYTDNKLELEESFNVDQKTDEISKLLETDKDIAKLMNKLVPTDVTYKDFWNIYFVNKQQIKEREDRRKKLLEAEKKYEEEHDDVGGWDDDEDDEEDNELEEKPVIIEKEDAVEPTIEISTPAIEEIDHKKAVETNSNVNEVLPNIDNGTSDKAERETKTQEKNIEATVKHQDEDEDENEDNDWE, from the coding sequence ATGGATTTTATTGTTGAGAATGAAGAATCCTTACAAGTTGGTTTGAAACCAGCTGACGATACTGACACTACTGTaagtgataataatgataagTCGTCTggaattattataaaaaaagatgaGAAAACTGAGCATGCTTTTAATCAACTGGAGGACACTGTTGCTAAAACATATGAGAAAACTTCTGAAGTACTTGGACAGTATCTtcaagaagatgaagaaggtATACACATTACACTCCCAGATTTTAATACTGATGTTACGGACAAAGCTCAAGAGTATTTAAAGTCTTTAGATAGTAACCTTCAAAATGCTGAAGAAGTTGCTTCAAATTATTGGAAGAAGGTGTCatccaataatttttggtCATCAATGTCAAATTCCTTGTCATCGCAGTTAGATAAAGTTGTAAAAATTAAGGATGATGTCGTAAGGAATACAATGAAATCCGATAATAATACGAGTAAAAATACTTCTTCGTTATTGCATGTTGCTGGTAATAGAACTGAAGCTGAATTAAGGGAGTTATCCAATAATGAAAAGTTATACACTGacaataaattagaattagAAGAGAGTTTTAATGTTGATCAAAAGACtgatgaaatttcaaaattattagaaactGATAAAGATATAGCCAAATTGATGAATAAACTTGTTCCTACTGACGTTACATATAAAGATTTTTGGAacatatattttgtaaataaacaacaaatcaaagaaagagaagatagaagaaaaaaattacttGAAgctgaaaagaaatatgAAGAAGAACATGATGACGTTGGTGGTTGGGATGATGATGAGGATGATGAAGAGGATAATGAGTTAGAAGAGAAACCAGTTATCATCGAAAAGGAAGATGCCGTTGAACCAACTATAGAAATCAGTACCCCTGCGATTGAAGAAATAGACCATAAGAAGGCAGTAGAAACGAATTCTAATGTTAATGAAGTGTTACCAAACATTGATAATGGAACTTCCGATAAGGCTGAGAGAGAAACTAAGACtcaagaaaaaaatattgaagcAACTGTCAAACACCAAGATGAAGACGAAGATGAAAACGAAGATAATGATTGGGAATAA
- the MAG1 gene encoding DNA-3-methyladenine glycosylase II (similar to Saccharomyces cerevisiae MAG1 (YER142C); ancestral locus Anc_8.184), giving the protein MTTSEEKGSKKRTREAIKEEEIVDSKALSQEFIEAHTPEFIEGCKFILEKDPSLFDVLTSGNFINFEIDKKGDEITDTEMRVENFFHRLTFVIIAQQISNKASLSIKQKYLDIFDNEKPTIKTVYERFHGEDGNEFKSQIRAAGFSGRKLSYFESLTDYFFEKKTEIENLFFINKADDDIIIDHLVTNIKGIGPWSAKMFLTMDLKRPNVFAADDLGVARGCSLYFERRPDILKDLTSKRTQKIKSKFNKAKRPTFKVYDHDLVESCGELFAPHRTVFMYLLWRLSSTRVDAMTKKRIRIDPIY; this is encoded by the coding sequence ATGACAACATCTGAAGAAAAAGGATCTAAAAAGAGAACTAGAGAAGCTATCAAAGAGGAAGAAATTGTTGATTCGAAAGCCCTATCACAGGAATTTATCGAGGCACATACTCCTGAGTTTATTGAAGGatgtaaatttattttagaaaaagaTCCCTCCTTATTTGACGTACTGACGTCAGGTAATTTTATAaactttgaaattgataagAAAGGCGATGAGATTACTGATACTGAAATGAGAGTGGAAAATTTTTTCCACAGGCTGACATTTGTGATAATAGCACAACAGATCAGCAATAAAGCTTCATTATCCATAAAgcaaaaatatttggataTTTTCGACAATGAAAAACCAACAATAAAAACTGTATATGAACGGTTTCATGGAGAAGATGgcaatgaattcaaaagCCAAATAAGAGCAGCTGGGTTCAGTGGAAGAAAGTTGTCTTACTTTGAATCATTGACTGATTACTTTTTTGAGAAAAAAACTGAAATCGAAAATCTGTTCTTCATTAACAAAGcagatgatgatattatcATTGATCATTTGGTAACGAACATCAAAGGTATAGGCCCTTGGAGTGcaaaaatgtttttgacTATGGATTTAAAGAGACCTAACGTGTTTGCTGCAGATGACCTAGGTGTCGCAAGAGGCTGTTCTCTGTATTTCGAAAGAAGGCCAGACatattaaaagatttgaCAAGTAAAAGAAcacaaaaaataaaatcaaaattcaacaaaGCAAAGAGACCTACTTTTAAAGTATATGACCATGATCTAGTCGAAAGCTGTGGTGAATTATTTGCACCACACAGAACAGTGTTTATGTACTTACTTTGGAGATTATCATCCACCAGAGTCGATGCAAtgacaaaaaaaagaataagaaTTGATCCAATATATTGA
- the RPS13 gene encoding 40S ribosomal protein uS15 (similar to Saccharomyces cerevisiae RPS13 (YDR064W); ancestral locus Anc_8.179), protein MGRMHSSGKGMSSSSLPYSRNAPAWFKLSSESVIEQITKYARKGLTPSQIGVLLRDAHGVTQAKIITGNKIMRILKANGLAPEIPEDLYFLIKKAVSVRKHLERNRKDKDAKFRLILIESRIHRLARYYRTVSVLPPNWKYESATASALVN, encoded by the exons ATGGGTCGTATGCACAGTTCC GGTAAGGGTATGTCCTCTTCTTCTCTACCATACTCTAGAAATGCTCCAGCTTGGTTCAAATTATCTTCTGAATCAGTTATTGAGCAAATCACCAAGTACGCCAGAAAGGGTTTAACTCCATCTCAAATTGGTGTCTTATTAAGAGATGCTCACGGTGTTACTCAAGCTAAGATCATCACTGGTAACAAGATCATGAGAATCTTAAAAGCCAATGGTTTAGCTCCAGAAATCCCAGAAGATTTATACTTCTTAATTAAGAAGGCTGTTTCCGTCAGAAAGCATTTGGAAAGAAACAGAAAGGATAAGGATGCTAAGTTCAGATTAATTTTAATCGAATCCAGAATCCACAGATTGGCCAGATACTACAGAACTGTTTCCGTTTTACCACCAAACTGGAAATACGAATCTGCTACTGCTTCTGCTTTAGTTAACTAG